In the genome of Candidatus Bathyarchaeota archaeon, the window GTTAACTAATGAAAGCAATTCTAATAGACTTCGGTAGCACTTTCACTAAGGTCATAATTATTGATATGAAAGAAGCTTCAATAATAGCTAGAGCATATTCGCCTTCAACAGTGCAGACAGATATTACCATAGGATTAGAAAAAGCGCTCAACAGAATTGATCTGAAAATAGATGATCTAAAAAAACGGAAATTCAACCATCAGCTTTCTTGTAGCAGTGCTGCTGGAGGGTTAAAAATGATTGCTATTGGACTCGTTCCAGAGCTCACAGTTGAAGCTGCAAAAGAGGCAGCCTTAGGAGCAGGTGCAAATGTCATGAGCACTTATTCATATAAACTTAATTTAGAAGAATTGAAGCGAATCGAAGCCCAAAATCCCGACATAATTCTATTAGCTGGTGGTTCTGATGGAGGGGATGAAAAAACAGTGTTACACAATGCAAAGATGTTAGCTAAATCAAAAATCAAATCACCGATAATAATCACATGTAATAAATCAGCCTCAGAAAAGGTTGAAAGAATATTAACGAAATTCCAAAAGCCCACTAGAGTCACTGAAAACGTAATGCCAGAATTATGGAAGCTAAACATTGGACCTACAAAAAAAGAAATTCGAAAAATATTTCTTGAAAGAATAATAGAAGCTAAAGGCCTCGATAAAATAAGAAAATTAGTCGATATCATTATTCCAACTCCATCAGCTTCATTAAAGGCAGTAGAACTCTTAGCAAAAGGAATAAGGAATCATAACGGGATTGGAGATTTGCTAGCAATAGAAGTTGGCGGAGCTACAACCAATGTATACTCAGCATCAGAAGGAGTCACAGATGAAGACAATGTAATATTGCGTGGATTTAAGGAGCCATACTTGAAGAGGACTGTAGAGGGAGATCTTGGATTAAGATATAATGTACTTTGTATAATTGAAAAAGCTGGCATTAAAGAATTCAAAACAGTTCTATGCGAAGAGGGATTTAAGAAAGAACAGAGCATTCAAGAAAAGGCCCAATATCTAAAAGATAGAATCGCTTTTATCTCTAAAAGCAAAAAAGATCGGGCTTTTGATGAGGCCTTATCCAGAATTGCTGTAAGGATTGCAGTAAAGAGACACTCAGGGCATCTAGTAAAGATCAATCTGCCTTCAGGAGCATCATTTATTCAAGAGGGAAAAGATCTAAGCAAAGTAAAAAACGTCTTAGGATCTGGAGGGGGCATTGTGTATGCAAAAAATCATAAAAGAATTCTCTCAGAAGCAATTTTTAATCCAAATGAGGGTTTTATACTGAAACCAAAGGACCCTAAGCTTTTTATTGATAAAGATTATGTGCTTTGGGCAACTGGATTGTTAAGTCATGTGGATCCAGAGACCGCTCATTCAGTCATGGGTAAATCCTTAATTCAGGTATAACGAATCTGAGTGTGACATTTGTGACAAAGAAAGAGAAGAGGAAAGTATTAGTCGCTGGGGCTTTGGGCGAAGACGTTCATGTTGCTGGCATCATCAACTTTCTAAGATTAGCAGAAAATGAAGGATACAAAACGATTTTTCTAGGTCCTGCTGTTCCAACAGAGAC includes:
- the glmL gene encoding methylaspartate mutase accessory protein GlmL; translated protein: MKAILIDFGSTFTKVIIIDMKEASIIARAYSPSTVQTDITIGLEKALNRIDLKIDDLKKRKFNHQLSCSSAAGGLKMIAIGLVPELTVEAAKEAALGAGANVMSTYSYKLNLEELKRIEAQNPDIILLAGGSDGGDEKTVLHNAKMLAKSKIKSPIIITCNKSASEKVERILTKFQKPTRVTENVMPELWKLNIGPTKKEIRKIFLERIIEAKGLDKIRKLVDIIIPTPSASLKAVELLAKGIRNHNGIGDLLAIEVGGATTNVYSASEGVTDEDNVILRGFKEPYLKRTVEGDLGLRYNVLCIIEKAGIKEFKTVLCEEGFKKEQSIQEKAQYLKDRIAFISKSKKDRAFDEALSRIAVRIAVKRHSGHLVKINLPSGASFIQEGKDLSKVKNVLGSGGGIVYAKNHKRILSEAIFNPNEGFILKPKDPKLFIDKDYVLWATGLLSHVDPETAHSVMGKSLIQV